One Acidobacteriota bacterium genomic window carries:
- a CDS encoding PD40 domain-containing protein: MMQPEVLYYQFDDIKIDLRAGRVLREGLPVSLEPKAFDLLVLLTSRSGELVTRQEVLERVWSGIYVTDNAVARVVAQLRRALGDSARGARYIETVPTRGYRFIEPVIKIAAPVVPAATPRVTVPPPAATPPPAAPPPSLPFPGAPSPHPLWAAALTVLALAAIALAWRAQSTASVTFVSTPARDRTQLTSSPALDAFPTWSPDGRTLAYASDRSGRFEIFLRDLVAGGDRTALTNDGQHNVQPAWSPDGTAIAYHSSGRGGIWVISRTGGTPRQISAFGSRPAWSPDGTRIAFQSAPYTEPSSAAFETFGPSSLWLADADGSGAPRRLTEGWRPEGSHARPAWFPDGQRLVFVSQRLDRTTLWALDVESGGLTLIHDAGTRALDITLTPDGRAVLYVRLDDHFDLWKLPLTAEGRAEGAPELVLPPSELDLRHVAVHPSGTQIAYVAMSTVSGLRSLSLRKTGVPAAPSTRVAEDAVRRARRPSFSPDGQLVAFERQAAGGRPHVWLLDLARGSVRALTQGPIAAHDPDWDRDGRRVYVVVEAAGQRTLQAVDPTDGQMTLVANLANGETPLLRPRLSPDGTRLAYTRSSEGQLEVWVRTLADGRDARVARAGDGVAFPVWAPDGRALAVGVWRDGHAQVHVVDLATGDITQVSSGVDQAWVRSWSPDGTRIAFAGSQDGRWDVWSVGRDGSSLQRLTTYGDEHHYVRNPEWSPQGDRLVYEFASFAGNVWALNLR; encoded by the coding sequence ATGATGCAGCCGGAAGTCCTTTACTATCAGTTCGATGACATCAAGATAGACCTGCGCGCCGGACGCGTCCTGCGCGAAGGACTCCCCGTATCGCTGGAGCCGAAAGCCTTTGACCTGCTGGTGCTCCTCACCTCGCGCAGTGGCGAGCTGGTGACCCGTCAGGAGGTGCTGGAGCGCGTCTGGTCCGGGATCTACGTCACCGACAACGCCGTGGCGCGCGTGGTGGCCCAGCTCAGGCGTGCACTCGGCGACTCGGCGCGCGGCGCGCGATACATCGAGACGGTCCCGACGCGCGGCTATCGGTTCATCGAGCCCGTCATCAAGATCGCGGCTCCGGTGGTCCCGGCCGCGACACCGCGCGTGACGGTGCCGCCCCCGGCAGCCACTCCCCCGCCGGCGGCCCCGCCCCCGTCGTTGCCCTTCCCCGGTGCGCCCTCCCCGCATCCGCTCTGGGCCGCGGCACTGACCGTCCTCGCCCTGGCCGCCATCGCGCTGGCGTGGCGCGCACAGAGCACCGCGTCGGTCACCTTCGTCTCGACGCCGGCACGGGATCGCACGCAGCTGACCTCGTCGCCCGCACTCGACGCATTCCCCACGTGGTCGCCCGACGGACGGACACTGGCGTACGCGAGCGACAGAAGCGGACGCTTCGAGATTTTCCTGCGCGACCTCGTGGCTGGCGGCGATCGGACCGCGCTCACCAACGACGGCCAGCACAACGTGCAACCCGCCTGGTCGCCGGACGGCACCGCGATCGCCTACCACTCGTCGGGACGAGGCGGGATCTGGGTCATCTCGCGCACGGGCGGGACGCCGCGACAAATCAGCGCGTTCGGATCCCGCCCGGCGTGGTCGCCCGACGGCACGCGCATCGCCTTCCAGAGCGCGCCGTACACCGAACCGAGCAGCGCGGCGTTCGAGACGTTCGGACCGTCGAGCCTGTGGCTGGCCGATGCCGACGGGTCGGGTGCGCCCCGGCGCCTCACCGAAGGCTGGCGCCCGGAAGGCAGTCACGCACGGCCGGCGTGGTTTCCGGACGGCCAGCGGCTCGTCTTCGTGAGCCAGCGCCTCGACCGGACGACGCTCTGGGCGCTCGATGTCGAGAGCGGCGGGTTGACGCTCATCCACGACGCCGGCACGCGCGCGCTGGACATCACGCTCACGCCCGATGGCCGGGCCGTGCTCTACGTGCGCCTGGACGACCACTTCGACCTGTGGAAACTGCCGCTCACGGCCGAAGGCCGTGCTGAAGGAGCGCCAGAGCTCGTCCTGCCGCCGAGCGAACTCGACCTGCGCCATGTGGCCGTCCATCCCTCGGGCACGCAGATCGCCTATGTCGCGATGTCCACGGTGAGCGGGCTGCGCAGCCTGTCGCTTCGAAAAACTGGCGTGCCGGCCGCGCCGTCCACGCGAGTGGCCGAGGATGCCGTGCGGCGCGCCAGGCGTCCGTCGTTCAGCCCCGACGGCCAGTTGGTTGCCTTCGAACGCCAGGCCGCGGGCGGGCGCCCACACGTGTGGCTCCTGGATCTGGCGCGCGGGTCGGTCAGGGCGCTGACACAGGGACCGATCGCGGCGCACGACCCCGACTGGGATCGCGACGGCCGGCGCGTGTACGTCGTGGTGGAGGCTGCGGGCCAGCGCACGCTCCAGGCGGTCGACCCGACGGACGGACAGATGACGCTGGTCGCCAATCTGGCCAATGGCGAGACGCCCCTGCTCCGGCCGCGCCTGTCCCCCGACGGGACGCGCCTCGCCTACACACGATCGTCGGAGGGACAACTGGAAGTGTGGGTGCGCACGCTCGCAGACGGGCGTGACGCGCGCGTGGCACGGGCAGGCGACGGCGTCGCGTTCCCCGTGTGGGCGCCCGACGGGCGCGCGCTGGCGGTGGGCGTGTGGCGCGACGGCCACGCGCAGGTCCACGTGGTGGACCTCGCCACCGGCGACATCACCCAGGTGTCGAGCGGCGTGGATCAGGCGTGGGTGCGCAGCTGGTCGCCGGATGGCACGCGGATCGCCTTCGCCGGATCGCAGGACGGCCGGTGGGACGTGTGGTCGGTCGGCCGGGATGGGTCGTCGCTGCAGCGCCTCACGACGTACGGCGACGAGCACCACTACGTGCGCAACCCCGAGTGGTCGCCGCAGGGCGATCGGCTGGTCTACGAATTCGCCAGCTTTGCCGGCAACGTCTGGGCCCTGAACCTGCGCTGA
- a CDS encoding inorganic phosphate transporter has protein sequence MDAALLVVIALILLALAFDYINGFHDAANSIATVVSTRVLTPGQAVVWAAFFNFVAAFAFGTAVAKTVGSGMVELRYVTFAVIGAGLTGAIVWNLITWFYGLPTSSSHALFGGYAGAAVAKAGLPAIIWSGWAKTLIFIVVAPVVGLCVGLATMTATFWLFRRSAPARVDMLFRRLQLLSAALFSLMHGANDAQKTMGIITGVLVTAGYLHTFEVPFWVVIAAHLAIGLGTLSGGWRIVKTMGSKITKLAPVGGFAAETGAAVAILIATVLGVGISTTHTITGSIVGVGATRRLSAVRWGIASRIVWAWVMTIPAAALVGASTFWILHLLGAD, from the coding sequence ATGGATGCAGCCCTGCTGGTCGTCATCGCGCTGATCCTCCTGGCGCTGGCGTTCGACTACATCAACGGCTTCCACGACGCGGCCAATTCGATCGCCACCGTGGTGTCCACGCGCGTGCTCACGCCAGGACAGGCGGTGGTCTGGGCGGCGTTCTTCAATTTCGTTGCCGCATTCGCCTTCGGCACCGCGGTTGCCAAGACCGTCGGTTCGGGCATGGTGGAACTGCGCTACGTCACGTTCGCGGTGATCGGCGCCGGGCTCACGGGTGCGATCGTGTGGAACCTGATCACCTGGTTCTACGGCCTGCCCACCAGTTCGTCGCACGCGCTGTTTGGCGGCTACGCCGGGGCCGCGGTTGCCAAGGCCGGCCTGCCCGCGATCATCTGGTCCGGTTGGGCCAAGACGCTCATCTTCATCGTCGTCGCGCCGGTGGTGGGCCTGTGCGTCGGCCTGGCCACGATGACGGCCACGTTCTGGCTGTTCCGCCGGTCGGCACCCGCCCGCGTGGACATGCTGTTCCGCCGCCTCCAGTTGCTGTCTGCCGCGCTCTTCAGCCTGATGCACGGCGCCAACGACGCGCAGAAGACGATGGGCATCATCACGGGCGTGCTCGTGACGGCGGGCTACCTGCACACGTTCGAGGTGCCGTTCTGGGTGGTCATTGCCGCGCATCTGGCGATCGGCCTCGGCACGCTGTCCGGCGGCTGGCGCATCGTGAAGACGATGGGCAGCAAGATCACCAAGCTCGCGCCCGTGGGCGGCTTCGCCGCCGAGACGGGCGCCGCCGTCGCCATCCTCATCGCGACGGTCCTCGGCGTGGGCATCAGCACCACGCACACGATCACGGGGTCGATCGTCGGCGTCGGCGCGACGCGCCGTCTCTCCGCCGTGCGCTGGGGCATCGCCAGCCGCATCGTCTGGGCCTGGGTGATGACCATTCCCGCCGCCGCCCTCGTCGGCGCGTCGACGTTCTGGATCCTGCACCTGCTCGGCGCCGACTAG
- a CDS encoding rhomboid family intramembrane serine protease, which produces MIPIRDVIPSRTTPYVTIGLLLANACVFLLAPASGAALDAFADAWGIVPVRFTLTSALTALFVHAGATHLLVDLLFLWIFGENVEDRLGHWRFLAFYVLCGLAAALLHAAVQPGSPVPAIGATGAIAGVLGAYLVLFPESRVLTYVILTLVEVPAVFLLVVWFTLHLLGGLGALPLLRSWDLGGLALPAHVGAFATGAALVLLLRRPERMRVEWWDRLAH; this is translated from the coding sequence GTGATCCCCATCCGCGACGTGATCCCGTCGAGGACCACGCCCTATGTCACCATCGGCCTCCTCCTGGCCAATGCGTGCGTGTTCCTGCTCGCCCCCGCATCAGGCGCCGCGTTGGACGCGTTCGCCGATGCGTGGGGCATCGTGCCGGTGCGGTTCACGCTGACGTCGGCCTTGACCGCGCTGTTCGTCCACGCAGGGGCGACGCACCTGCTCGTGGACCTGCTGTTCCTGTGGATCTTCGGTGAGAACGTCGAGGACCGCCTCGGCCATTGGCGCTTCCTTGCGTTCTACGTGCTGTGCGGACTCGCCGCTGCGCTGCTGCACGCGGCCGTCCAGCCCGGCTCGCCGGTTCCGGCCATTGGCGCCACGGGAGCGATTGCCGGCGTGCTCGGCGCGTATCTCGTCCTCTTCCCCGAGTCGCGCGTGCTGACGTACGTGATCCTCACGCTCGTCGAGGTGCCCGCGGTGTTCCTGCTCGTCGTGTGGTTCACCCTGCACCTGCTCGGAGGACTCGGCGCATTGCCACTGCTGCGTTCATGGGACCTCGGCGGCCTGGCGCTCCCGGCTCACGTCGGCGCGTTCGCCACCGGGGCCGCATTGGTCCTCCTCCTGCGACGCCCGGAACGCATGCGCGTCGAGTGGTGGGACAGGCTCGCTCATTGA
- the yacG gene encoding DNA gyrase inhibitor YacG has product MSGPTLCVYCRLQPVDPRWRPFCSERCSLLDLSRWLDGDYRVEGPAEGSPADADPDDPEATNE; this is encoded by the coding sequence GTGTCGGGTCCGACCCTCTGTGTATACTGTCGCCTCCAGCCCGTGGATCCGCGCTGGCGGCCGTTCTGCAGCGAACGGTGTTCGCTGCTGGATCTGTCGCGCTGGCTCGACGGCGACTATCGCGTCGAGGGACCGGCGGAAGGCTCGCCGGCCGATGCGGATCCCGACGATCCCGAAGCCACGAACGAGTAG
- a CDS encoding DUF47 domain-containing protein produces MARFSLIPKDGRFFDDFIQLAQEIRKAAEILDGMVAEDVPRWDAADELKALEHQCDIVAHDALHRLNKTFVTPLDREDIHTLVLYLDNVMDMMDAAGGCIRLYRVQHVRYGARELTNVILRSAEQILLATQKLEGRQGLEEHVVEINRLENEADQIHRQAIGRLFSEEQNAIEVLKWKEILDLLERATDECEDVANEIEGLVVKYT; encoded by the coding sequence GTGGCCCGATTCAGCCTCATCCCCAAAGACGGTCGCTTCTTCGACGATTTCATCCAGCTGGCCCAGGAGATCCGCAAGGCCGCGGAGATCCTCGACGGCATGGTGGCCGAGGACGTGCCGCGATGGGACGCGGCAGACGAACTGAAGGCGCTCGAGCATCAATGCGACATCGTCGCGCACGACGCGTTGCACCGGTTGAACAAGACGTTCGTCACCCCGCTCGACCGCGAAGACATCCACACCCTGGTGCTGTATCTCGACAACGTGATGGACATGATGGACGCCGCCGGCGGCTGCATCAGGCTCTATCGCGTGCAGCACGTCAGGTACGGTGCCCGCGAGCTCACGAACGTCATCCTTCGCTCCGCCGAGCAGATACTGCTCGCCACGCAGAAGCTCGAAGGACGACAAGGCCTCGAGGAACACGTCGTCGAGATCAACCGCCTGGAGAACGAGGCGGATCAGATCCACCGTCAGGCCATCGGGCGGCTCTTCTCCGAAGAGCAGAATGCGATCGAGGTCCTGAAGTGGAAGGAGATCCTGGACCTGCTCGAGCGGGCCACCGACGAGTGCGAAGACGTCGCCAACGAGATCGAGGGTCTCGTGGTCAAGTACACCTGA
- a CDS encoding citrate synthase gives MADTLTITDNRTGQQYEVPITDGTIKAIDLRTIKVSEDDFGLMTYDPAFTNTASCRSAITYIDGDKGVLEYRGYPIEQLAEKSTYLEVAYLLMFGELPTSAQLAEWKAGIVKHTLLHENIKHLMRGFRYDAHPMGVFLSTVGALSTFYPDAKSVSDPEVRLANIRRLIAKTPTIAAYAYRHSKGLFYVYPNNSLSFAGNFLNMLFRMTESKFEVNPVLERALDILFILHADHEQNCGTNAMRAIGSSEVDPYSAMAGAAAALYGPLHGGANEAVLTMLRQIGSKANVPDFIAKVKKGEGRLMGFGHRVYKSYDPRARIIKKAAYDVFEVTGTNPLLDLALELEKIALEDEYFVKRKLYPNVDFYSGLIYQALGFSPEMFTVLFAIPRTAGWVAQWDELHRDADQKIARPRQIYTGYRTRDYIPMDQR, from the coding sequence ATGGCTGACACGCTGACGATTACCGACAACCGCACTGGCCAGCAGTACGAGGTGCCGATCACCGACGGCACGATCAAGGCCATCGACCTGCGCACGATCAAGGTCTCCGAAGACGACTTCGGGTTGATGACGTACGACCCGGCCTTCACCAACACGGCGTCGTGCCGCAGCGCCATCACGTACATCGACGGTGACAAGGGTGTGCTCGAATACCGGGGCTATCCCATCGAGCAGCTCGCCGAGAAGAGCACGTACCTGGAGGTGGCCTACCTCCTCATGTTCGGCGAACTCCCCACGAGCGCCCAACTCGCCGAGTGGAAGGCCGGCATCGTCAAGCACACGCTGCTGCACGAGAACATCAAGCACCTGATGCGCGGCTTCCGCTACGACGCGCATCCGATGGGCGTGTTCCTCTCCACCGTGGGCGCGCTGTCGACGTTCTACCCCGACGCCAAGAGCGTGAGCGACCCGGAGGTGCGGCTGGCGAACATCCGCCGTCTCATCGCCAAGACGCCGACGATCGCCGCGTACGCGTATCGCCACAGCAAGGGGCTGTTCTACGTCTACCCGAACAATTCCCTCAGCTTCGCCGGCAACTTCCTGAACATGCTGTTCCGGATGACCGAGTCGAAGTTCGAGGTGAATCCCGTCCTCGAGCGCGCGCTCGACATCCTGTTCATCCTGCACGCCGATCACGAACAGAACTGCGGCACCAACGCGATGCGGGCGATCGGCAGCTCGGAAGTCGACCCGTATTCGGCGATGGCCGGCGCGGCGGCGGCGCTCTACGGGCCGCTGCACGGCGGTGCCAATGAAGCCGTGCTCACGATGTTGCGCCAGATCGGCAGCAAGGCGAACGTGCCCGACTTCATCGCGAAGGTGAAGAAGGGTGAGGGGCGCCTCATGGGGTTCGGCCACCGCGTGTACAAGTCGTACGACCCGCGGGCCCGCATCATCAAGAAGGCCGCGTACGACGTGTTCGAAGTCACGGGCACCAACCCGCTGCTCGACCTCGCGCTGGAGCTCGAGAAGATCGCCCTCGAAGACGAGTACTTCGTGAAGCGAAAGCTGTACCCGAACGTCGATTTCTACTCGGGTCTCATCTACCAGGCACTCGGCTTCTCACCTGAGATGTTCACGGTGCTGTTCGCGATCCCGCGCACGGCGGGCTGGGTGGCGCAGTGGGATGAACTGCACCGCGACGCCGACCAGAAGATCGCTCGCCCCCGCCAGATCTACACGGGCTACCGCACGCGCGACTACATCCCGATGGACCAGCGGTAA
- the glgC gene encoding glucose-1-phosphate adenylyltransferase (catalyzes the formation of ADP-glucose and diphosphate from ATP and alpha-D-glucose 1-phosphate), whose translation MPVSNCLHANLRRIFVLTQFNSASLNRHLAQSYRLDHFSQGFVDILAAEQTPDSTAWFQGTADAVRQAWRHFHSMQADHILILAGDHLYRMNLGELIADHIEQDADVTIAAQPCDPETSTQMGIFRFDANGQISGFEEKPDADRLSAIGQSVPIDSRIASWITPERPFIASMGIYVFSKQVLLDSLERYADAVDFGKEIIPAVIDTHRVRAYLYRGYWEDVGTIGSFFEANLKLTDPIPAFTFHDETAPIFTHPRFLAGSRVHDCRVNRAVIAEGCSLASCDIDRAVVGIRTQVRAGARITNSVLLGADYYSRDSDDTGVPLGIGRDVVLDRVIVDKNARVGDGARLVNSAGVQDAEGNGYVIREGIIIVPKGSTVPSGTVV comes from the coding sequence GTGCCCGTCAGCAACTGCCTGCACGCGAACCTGCGGCGCATTTTCGTGCTGACGCAATTCAACTCGGCCTCCCTGAACCGGCACCTCGCCCAGAGCTACCGGCTCGATCACTTCTCGCAGGGCTTCGTGGACATCCTGGCCGCCGAGCAGACGCCCGACAGCACGGCATGGTTCCAGGGCACGGCCGACGCGGTCCGACAAGCGTGGCGGCACTTCCACTCGATGCAGGCCGACCACATCCTCATCCTCGCCGGCGATCACCTCTATCGCATGAACCTCGGCGAGCTCATCGCCGATCACATCGAGCAGGACGCCGACGTCACCATCGCCGCACAGCCGTGCGATCCGGAGACGTCCACACAGATGGGCATCTTCCGCTTCGACGCCAACGGGCAGATCTCGGGCTTCGAGGAGAAGCCCGACGCCGACAGACTCTCCGCGATCGGCCAGAGCGTCCCCATCGACAGCCGCATCGCGTCCTGGATCACGCCAGAGCGGCCGTTCATCGCGTCGATGGGTATCTACGTGTTCTCCAAGCAGGTGCTGCTCGACTCGCTCGAGCGCTACGCCGATGCCGTCGACTTCGGCAAGGAGATCATCCCCGCGGTGATCGACACGCATCGCGTGCGTGCGTACCTGTATCGCGGGTACTGGGAGGACGTCGGCACCATCGGCTCGTTCTTCGAAGCCAACCTGAAGCTCACCGATCCGATCCCGGCATTCACGTTCCACGACGAGACGGCACCGATCTTCACGCACCCGCGCTTCCTGGCCGGATCCCGCGTGCACGACTGTCGCGTGAATCGCGCGGTGATCGCCGAGGGCTGCTCGCTCGCCTCGTGCGACATCGATCGCGCCGTGGTGGGGATTCGCACGCAGGTGCGCGCCGGCGCCCGGATCACGAATTCCGTGCTCCTCGGCGCCGACTACTACAGCCGCGACAGCGACGACACGGGGGTGCCGCTCGGCATCGGCAGGGACGTGGTGCTCGATCGGGTGATCGTGGACAAGAACGCGCGCGTCGGCGACGGCGCGCGTCTGGTCAACTCGGCTGGCGTGCAGGACGCGGAAGGGAATGGTTACGTCATCCGCGAGGGCATCATCATCGTGCCGAAGGGCTCGACGGTGCCGTCCGGCACCGTCGTCTGA
- a CDS encoding bifunctional SulP family inorganic anion transporter/carbonic anhydrase, giving the protein MPTPHSAAPQPVSGPGLFGAPRQDILASLVVFLIAIPLSLGIALASGAPIMAGLIAGIVGGIITGFIAGAPLQVTGPAAGLTAIVFGMVEQFGDWRLVASAVVLGGVIQIALGGARIARLCLAVSPAVVHGMLAGIGVTIALAQLHVVLGGAPESQALKNFLALPGQLVVLHAPAAFLGLATIALLLAWRWVPRPLSLVPASLVAVMTATGASVLLGLDVERINLQGGFANGFQFALWPGAQHLTAVLIGGITIAAVASVESLLCAVATDKLHTGPRANLDRELVGQGLANTVSGLLGGLPVTGVIVRSSANINAGARTQLSAILHSVWILLFVLFLGWGIEMIPLCVLAGLLVHVGIRLVDAHHIRRLVTFGEAFVYAVTVAGVVVLGLLPGIGLGLALAVVLLLRRLSQTKVQVEGAEGRYHVRIGGSMTFVGIPSLTAALETIPPRAHVDVDLMVDFMDHAAFEALHDWRVGHERMGGRVDIDELHEAWYADAAKGAPHYAKSRLDSLLGALRRRSRKETSLVAPGDGSEPLIQGAAAFNATTSRDVRPLLSHLADVGQTPQALFITCADSRIVPADLVNADPGDIFVLRNIGNLVPEWTERPDDYSVGAAVEYAVDVLNIHSIVVCGHSECGAMKALIGGHESLGGSLSRWLSNGMSSMSRHGVAPVHPNGTTPHNALARTNVVEQMDRLLTYPSVQRALANRSLRLYGWYFDLKRAKVTVWDQDLGQFVDAGIQSPALEAASRASA; this is encoded by the coding sequence ATGCCCACACCCCACTCCGCCGCTCCCCAGCCGGTGTCCGGTCCGGGTCTCTTCGGTGCCCCCCGTCAGGACATCCTCGCATCTCTCGTTGTCTTCCTGATCGCGATTCCGCTGTCGCTCGGCATCGCGCTGGCTTCCGGCGCCCCGATCATGGCCGGCCTCATCGCCGGCATTGTCGGCGGCATCATCACGGGGTTCATCGCGGGCGCCCCCCTCCAGGTGACTGGCCCGGCGGCCGGCCTGACCGCGATCGTGTTCGGGATGGTGGAGCAATTCGGCGACTGGCGCCTGGTGGCCTCTGCCGTCGTGCTTGGCGGCGTCATCCAGATCGCGCTCGGCGGCGCGCGGATCGCCCGCCTGTGCCTGGCGGTGTCGCCGGCCGTCGTGCACGGCATGCTGGCCGGCATCGGCGTCACGATCGCGCTGGCGCAGCTGCATGTCGTCCTCGGCGGCGCGCCCGAGAGCCAGGCCCTGAAGAACTTCCTGGCGCTGCCCGGCCAGTTGGTGGTACTCCATGCCCCCGCTGCGTTCCTCGGCCTGGCCACCATCGCATTGCTGCTGGCGTGGCGATGGGTGCCACGTCCCCTCTCGCTGGTGCCCGCGTCGCTGGTCGCCGTGATGACGGCGACCGGAGCGTCGGTGCTGCTCGGCCTCGACGTGGAGCGCATCAACCTGCAGGGCGGCTTCGCCAACGGCTTCCAGTTCGCCCTCTGGCCCGGCGCGCAGCATCTCACCGCCGTGCTGATCGGCGGCATCACGATCGCCGCCGTGGCGAGCGTCGAATCGCTGCTCTGTGCCGTTGCCACCGACAAACTGCACACCGGTCCACGCGCGAATCTCGATCGTGAGCTCGTGGGACAGGGGCTCGCCAACACGGTGTCGGGGCTGCTCGGAGGCCTGCCCGTGACGGGCGTCATCGTGCGTTCGTCGGCCAACATCAACGCCGGCGCCAGGACGCAGCTCTCGGCCATCCTGCACAGCGTCTGGATCCTGCTGTTCGTGCTGTTCCTCGGTTGGGGGATCGAGATGATCCCGCTCTGCGTGCTGGCCGGTCTCCTGGTGCACGTCGGCATCCGCCTCGTCGACGCGCATCACATCCGTCGACTGGTCACCTTCGGTGAAGCCTTCGTCTATGCGGTCACCGTCGCGGGCGTGGTCGTGCTCGGCCTGTTGCCGGGCATCGGACTCGGCCTGGCGCTGGCCGTCGTGCTGCTGCTGCGCCGTCTGTCGCAGACCAAGGTGCAGGTCGAAGGCGCCGAGGGGCGGTACCACGTGCGCATCGGCGGCTCGATGACGTTTGTGGGCATCCCGAGCCTCACCGCCGCGCTCGAGACCATTCCGCCGCGGGCACACGTGGACGTGGACCTGATGGTGGACTTCATGGACCACGCGGCCTTCGAAGCGCTGCACGACTGGCGCGTGGGCCACGAACGGATGGGCGGCAGGGTCGACATCGACGAACTGCACGAAGCCTGGTACGCCGACGCGGCCAAGGGCGCGCCGCACTACGCGAAGTCGCGTCTCGACAGCCTGCTCGGCGCGCTCCGGCGTCGCTCGCGGAAGGAGACGTCGCTGGTCGCCCCCGGCGACGGCAGCGAGCCGCTCATCCAGGGCGCCGCGGCCTTCAACGCCACCACGTCACGCGACGTGCGGCCGCTGCTGAGTCATCTGGCCGACGTGGGACAGACGCCGCAGGCGCTCTTCATCACGTGCGCCGACTCGCGGATCGTCCCGGCGGATCTCGTGAACGCCGACCCGGGCGACATCTTCGTGCTGCGCAACATCGGCAACCTCGTGCCGGAGTGGACCGAGCGTCCGGACGACTACTCGGTCGGCGCCGCCGTCGAATACGCGGTGGACGTGCTCAACATCCACAGCATCGTCGTGTGCGGCCATTCGGAGTGCGGTGCCATGAAGGCCCTGATCGGCGGGCACGAATCGCTCGGTGGCTCGCTCAGCCGATGGTTGTCCAACGGCATGTCGTCGATGTCGCGCCATGGCGTGGCGCCCGTGCATCCCAACGGCACCACGCCCCACAACGCCCTCGCGCGGACCAACGTCGTCGAGCAGATGGATCGGCTGCTGACGTATCCGTCGGTCCAGCGGGCGCTGGCGAACCGGTCGCTGCGTCTCTACGGCTGGTACTTCGACCTGAAGCGTGCGAAGGTCACGGTGTGGGACCAGGATCTCGGCCAGTTCGTGGACGCGGGCATCCAGTCTCCGGCACTGGAAGCAGCGTCACGCGCGTCCGCGTGA